One segment of Streptomyces sp. TG1A-8 DNA contains the following:
- a CDS encoding MerR family transcriptional regulator encodes MPRTPSGGARSGAAATDSGPMSIGTVLGVLRDEFPEVTISKIRFLESEGLVEPQRTPSGYRKFSPQDVERLAHVLRMQRDHYLPLKVIREHLDAVARGEAVPLPVVGRQRTGEDAPAPPERPTVARVGRTELLAAAQIGEDVLREWESYGLVAALEDGAYDAEAVTVASLITELGRFGIEPRHLRVMKAAADREAGLVDQVVAPLRRHRNPQTRAHAEARTKELAALTVRLHAALVQTALGVRLP; translated from the coding sequence ATGCCTCGAACACCGAGCGGCGGTGCCCGAAGCGGTGCCGCCGCCACGGACAGTGGGCCGATGAGCATCGGCACGGTGCTCGGCGTGCTGCGCGACGAGTTCCCGGAAGTCACCATCTCCAAGATCCGCTTCCTGGAGTCGGAGGGGCTCGTGGAGCCGCAGCGGACCCCTTCCGGGTACCGCAAGTTCAGTCCCCAGGACGTCGAGCGCCTCGCGCACGTCCTGAGGATGCAGCGGGACCACTACCTGCCGCTCAAAGTGATCCGGGAGCACCTGGACGCCGTGGCGCGCGGCGAGGCCGTGCCGCTGCCCGTGGTGGGGCGCCAGCGCACCGGGGAGGACGCGCCGGCGCCGCCGGAGCGGCCCACGGTCGCCCGGGTGGGCCGGACCGAGCTGCTGGCGGCGGCGCAGATCGGCGAGGACGTGCTGCGGGAGTGGGAGTCCTACGGGCTCGTCGCCGCGCTGGAGGACGGGGCCTACGACGCCGAGGCCGTCACCGTGGCCTCGTTGATCACCGAGCTGGGCCGGTTCGGGATCGAGCCGCGCCACCTGCGGGTGATGAAGGCCGCCGCCGACCGCGAGGCGGGGCTCGTGGACCAGGTGGTGGCCCCGCTGAGGCGCCACCGCAACCCGCAGACCAGGGCCCACGCCGAGGCCCGCACGAAGGAACTGGCGGCGCTCACGGTGAGGCTGCACGCGGCGCTGGTGCAGACCGCCCTCGGGGTGCGGCTGC